A single window of Vidua chalybeata isolate OUT-0048 chromosome 7, bVidCha1 merged haplotype, whole genome shotgun sequence DNA harbors:
- the SLC38A11 gene encoding putative sodium-coupled neutral amino acid transporter 11 isoform X1, producing the protein MEPPPAAEPPPATARQVETDDQIALLSKPRNKGGNSDLASAGFNIINSIIGSGVIGLPYSMKEAGFPLGILLLFVVALITDYSIILLIKGGNLSSTKTYQELVKKTYGLVGYLILSVLQFLYPFIAMISYNIITGDTLTKVFQRIPGVGVDNVLTDRHFIILLTTIIFTLPISLYRDIAKLGKISLLSLILTIVILVVVMVRTVTFSSQVPKSENAWIFAKPNAVQAIGVMSFAFICHHNSFLIYGSLEEPTLKNWSQVTHMSVAFALVISVVFAASGYMTFTGYTEGDIFENYCRDDNLATFGRFCYGVTVILTFPLECFVTREVIANVFFHGNLSTVFHVVVTVVIIAVATGVSLVYDCLGIVLELNGVLSATPLVFIIPSACYLRLSKERWNHSDNLISFLILVLGVLVMAVGFVMTVLHPQECSHGKEMFYCSPSNVSLPNSTLPP; encoded by the exons ATGGAGCCGCCGCcggccgcggagccgccgccggccACCGCTCGCCAG GTAGAAACAGATGACCAAATAGCCCTCCTTAGTAAGCCCAGGAATAAAGGAGGAAACAGTGATCTGGCATCAGCTGGATTTAACATTATTAATTCAATCATAGGATCAGGCGTTATAG GATTGCCATATTCGATGAAGGAAGCCGGTTTTCCTCTAGGAATACTGCTTTTGTTTGTGGTTGCCTTAATCACAG ATTATTCCATTATATTACTGATCAAAGGAGGAAATTTGTCCAGTACCAAAACCTATCAAGAGCTGGTGAAAAAAACGTATGGTCTTGTAGGTTATCTAATCCTTTCAGTTCTCCAGTTTTTATATCCATTTATTG CTATGATCAGTTACAACATAATAACAGGAGACACTTTAACTAAAGTTTTTCAGAGAATTCCTGGAG tTGGGGTGGATAACGTGCTTACCGACCGTCACTTCATAATTCTTCTTACCACCATCATCTTTACCTTACCTATATCTTTATATCGAGACATAGCAAAATTGGGAAAG AtatctcttctttctctgattCTAACCATTGTCATCCTGGTTGTTGTGATGGTGAGAACAGTAACCTTCAGTTCACAAGT ACCCAAATCAGAAAATGCATGGATATTTGCAAAACCAAACGCAGTACAAGCCATTGGGGTGATGTCATTTG CATTCATCTGCCATCATAACAGCTTTTTAATATATGGGTCTCTGGAAGAACCCACATTAAAGAATTGGTCTCAAGTCACACATATGTCTGTGGCCTTTGCTCTTGTCATCAGTGTAGTATTTGCTGCCAGTGGATATATGACTTTTACAGGATATACGGAAG GAGATATATTTGAAAACTACTGTAGAGATGACAACCTTGCTACATTTGGAAGATTTTGTTATGGAGTTACTGTAATTCTGACCTTCCCCCTTGAATGTTTTGTGACCAGAGAG GTGATTGCCAATGTGTTTTTCCATGGGAACCTCTCAACAGTTTTCCATGTTGTTGTGACAGTAGTTATCATTGCTGTGGCGACTGGTGTATCATTAGTGTATGATTGCCTTGGAATAGTTTTAGAGCTGAAT GGAGTTTTGAGTGCTACCCCACTTGTTTTTATCATCCCATCAGCGTGTTATCTAAGGCTGTCCAAGGAGCGGTGGAACCATTCCGATAACCTCATATCCTTCCTGATTCTTGTTCTTGGTGTGCTAGTGATGGCAGTTGGGTTTGTCATGACTGTCTTGCATCCCCAGGAATGTAgccatggaaaagaaatgttcTACTGCTCCCCTAGTAATGTTTCTTTACCCAACAGCACACTTCCACCGTAG
- the SLC38A11 gene encoding putative sodium-coupled neutral amino acid transporter 11 isoform X2, whose translation MKEAGFPLGILLLFVVALITDYSIILLIKGGNLSSTKTYQELVKKTYGLVGYLILSVLQFLYPFIAMISYNIITGDTLTKVFQRIPGVGVDNVLTDRHFIILLTTIIFTLPISLYRDIAKLGKISLLSLILTIVILVVVMVRTVTFSSQVPKSENAWIFAKPNAVQAIGVMSFAFICHHNSFLIYGSLEEPTLKNWSQVTHMSVAFALVISVVFAASGYMTFTGYTEGDIFENYCRDDNLATFGRFCYGVTVILTFPLECFVTREVIANVFFHGNLSTVFHVVVTVVIIAVATGVSLVYDCLGIVLELNGVLSATPLVFIIPSACYLRLSKERWNHSDNLISFLILVLGVLVMAVGFVMTVLHPQECSHGKEMFYCSPSNVSLPNSTLPP comes from the exons ATGAAGGAAGCCGGTTTTCCTCTAGGAATACTGCTTTTGTTTGTGGTTGCCTTAATCACAG ATTATTCCATTATATTACTGATCAAAGGAGGAAATTTGTCCAGTACCAAAACCTATCAAGAGCTGGTGAAAAAAACGTATGGTCTTGTAGGTTATCTAATCCTTTCAGTTCTCCAGTTTTTATATCCATTTATTG CTATGATCAGTTACAACATAATAACAGGAGACACTTTAACTAAAGTTTTTCAGAGAATTCCTGGAG tTGGGGTGGATAACGTGCTTACCGACCGTCACTTCATAATTCTTCTTACCACCATCATCTTTACCTTACCTATATCTTTATATCGAGACATAGCAAAATTGGGAAAG AtatctcttctttctctgattCTAACCATTGTCATCCTGGTTGTTGTGATGGTGAGAACAGTAACCTTCAGTTCACAAGT ACCCAAATCAGAAAATGCATGGATATTTGCAAAACCAAACGCAGTACAAGCCATTGGGGTGATGTCATTTG CATTCATCTGCCATCATAACAGCTTTTTAATATATGGGTCTCTGGAAGAACCCACATTAAAGAATTGGTCTCAAGTCACACATATGTCTGTGGCCTTTGCTCTTGTCATCAGTGTAGTATTTGCTGCCAGTGGATATATGACTTTTACAGGATATACGGAAG GAGATATATTTGAAAACTACTGTAGAGATGACAACCTTGCTACATTTGGAAGATTTTGTTATGGAGTTACTGTAATTCTGACCTTCCCCCTTGAATGTTTTGTGACCAGAGAG GTGATTGCCAATGTGTTTTTCCATGGGAACCTCTCAACAGTTTTCCATGTTGTTGTGACAGTAGTTATCATTGCTGTGGCGACTGGTGTATCATTAGTGTATGATTGCCTTGGAATAGTTTTAGAGCTGAAT GGAGTTTTGAGTGCTACCCCACTTGTTTTTATCATCCCATCAGCGTGTTATCTAAGGCTGTCCAAGGAGCGGTGGAACCATTCCGATAACCTCATATCCTTCCTGATTCTTGTTCTTGGTGTGCTAGTGATGGCAGTTGGGTTTGTCATGACTGTCTTGCATCCCCAGGAATGTAgccatggaaaagaaatgttcTACTGCTCCCCTAGTAATGTTTCTTTACCCAACAGCACACTTCCACCGTAG
- the SLC38A11 gene encoding putative sodium-coupled neutral amino acid transporter 11 isoform X3, whose amino-acid sequence MISYNIITGDTLTKVFQRIPGVGVDNVLTDRHFIILLTTIIFTLPISLYRDIAKLGKISLLSLILTIVILVVVMVRTVTFSSQVPKSENAWIFAKPNAVQAIGVMSFAFICHHNSFLIYGSLEEPTLKNWSQVTHMSVAFALVISVVFAASGYMTFTGYTEGDIFENYCRDDNLATFGRFCYGVTVILTFPLECFVTREVIANVFFHGNLSTVFHVVVTVVIIAVATGVSLVYDCLGIVLELNGVLSATPLVFIIPSACYLRLSKERWNHSDNLISFLILVLGVLVMAVGFVMTVLHPQECSHGKEMFYCSPSNVSLPNSTLPP is encoded by the exons ATGATCAGTTACAACATAATAACAGGAGACACTTTAACTAAAGTTTTTCAGAGAATTCCTGGAG tTGGGGTGGATAACGTGCTTACCGACCGTCACTTCATAATTCTTCTTACCACCATCATCTTTACCTTACCTATATCTTTATATCGAGACATAGCAAAATTGGGAAAG AtatctcttctttctctgattCTAACCATTGTCATCCTGGTTGTTGTGATGGTGAGAACAGTAACCTTCAGTTCACAAGT ACCCAAATCAGAAAATGCATGGATATTTGCAAAACCAAACGCAGTACAAGCCATTGGGGTGATGTCATTTG CATTCATCTGCCATCATAACAGCTTTTTAATATATGGGTCTCTGGAAGAACCCACATTAAAGAATTGGTCTCAAGTCACACATATGTCTGTGGCCTTTGCTCTTGTCATCAGTGTAGTATTTGCTGCCAGTGGATATATGACTTTTACAGGATATACGGAAG GAGATATATTTGAAAACTACTGTAGAGATGACAACCTTGCTACATTTGGAAGATTTTGTTATGGAGTTACTGTAATTCTGACCTTCCCCCTTGAATGTTTTGTGACCAGAGAG GTGATTGCCAATGTGTTTTTCCATGGGAACCTCTCAACAGTTTTCCATGTTGTTGTGACAGTAGTTATCATTGCTGTGGCGACTGGTGTATCATTAGTGTATGATTGCCTTGGAATAGTTTTAGAGCTGAAT GGAGTTTTGAGTGCTACCCCACTTGTTTTTATCATCCCATCAGCGTGTTATCTAAGGCTGTCCAAGGAGCGGTGGAACCATTCCGATAACCTCATATCCTTCCTGATTCTTGTTCTTGGTGTGCTAGTGATGGCAGTTGGGTTTGTCATGACTGTCTTGCATCCCCAGGAATGTAgccatggaaaagaaatgttcTACTGCTCCCCTAGTAATGTTTCTTTACCCAACAGCACACTTCCACCGTAG